One Ardenticatenales bacterium genomic region harbors:
- a CDS encoding M20 family metallopeptidase, which produces MTTLDWQQLLQDCVSFTQRLIQTPSMSHQEAAIARLIHAEMARLGFDDVWLDEIGNVCGRIHGQDRALGALVLNTHTDHVDPGDPALWPVPPYSGEIVDGRILGRGACDIKGPLAVQVYSMAALKRAGIRPRRDIVFTGVVQEEIGGAGSQYWVDHLNYAVDLVVIGEPSGNTLSLGHRGILGLWVTFHGRSVHASVPHKGVNPNYALATFLQRLSANQSRLGSHDLLGPTTVSPTLVQVDTQSKNVTPAWTRVFLDFRTAVESANSLMAFIAETAAGLDYTIGPGWEGVDIPATDEPIFGYYTPPDSELVERVSAALSRGMGRPVALSSYQFATDGRLFTPRQIPVVGFAPGEEYLAHTVQESIAIDRMAESLRGYVQLLQEF; this is translated from the coding sequence ATGACAACCCTCGACTGGCAACAACTCCTGCAAGATTGCGTTTCCTTCACGCAGCGTCTCATTCAAACACCCAGCATGTCGCACCAGGAAGCCGCCATCGCCCGGCTTATCCACGCCGAAATGGCGCGGCTTGGCTTCGATGACGTGTGGCTGGACGAAATCGGCAACGTTTGCGGGCGCATCCACGGTCAGGACCGCGCCCTCGGCGCGCTGGTGCTAAACACGCATACCGACCACGTCGACCCTGGCGACCCCGCGCTCTGGCCGGTCCCACCGTATTCCGGGGAGATTGTGGACGGGCGCATTCTGGGGCGCGGCGCTTGCGACATCAAGGGTCCGCTGGCGGTGCAAGTGTATAGTATGGCGGCTTTGAAACGTGCCGGCATTCGACCCCGCCGCGACATCGTATTTACAGGCGTCGTCCAGGAAGAGATCGGCGGCGCTGGCTCCCAATACTGGGTAGACCACCTCAACTACGCCGTGGACCTCGTCGTCATCGGCGAACCCTCCGGCAACACCCTCAGCCTCGGCCACCGGGGTATTCTCGGCCTCTGGGTCACCTTCCACGGTCGTTCCGTCCACGCCAGCGTGCCCCACAAAGGCGTCAACCCCAACTACGCTCTCGCCACCTTCCTCCAACGCCTCTCCGCCAACCAATCTCGCCTCGGCAGCCACGACCTACTTGGCCCCACCACCGTCAGCCCCACCCTGGTGCAGGTAGATACCCAGAGCAAGAACGTCACCCCCGCCTGGACGCGCGTCTTTCTCGACTTCCGCACCGCCGTGGAAAGCGCCAATAGCCTCATGGCCTTCATTGCCGAAACAGCCGCCGGCCTCGACTACACCATCGGCCCCGGGTGGGAAGGCGTAGACATCCCCGCGACCGACGAGCCGATCTTCGGCTACTACACCCCCCCCGATAGCGAACTGGTCGAACGAGTCAGCGCCGCCCTCAGCCGGGGCATGGGGCGGCCTGTCGCTCTGAGCAGCTACCAGTTTGCCACCGATGGACGCCTCTTCACACCCCGCCAGATTCCCGTCGTCGGCTTTGCTCCCGGAGAAGAATACCTGGCGCATACAGTTCAGGAGAGCATTGCCATCGACAGGATGGCCGAAAGTCTGCGTGGCTACGTGCAGCTCCTACAAGAGTTCTGA
- a CDS encoding phosphatidylserine decarboxylase — MKQYGNDRPWPFAEGGERTILAVSLVWAALIWLWRKWPNLFSGGLFALGGVLWGLILYFFRDPRRVAPQQAGLVVSPGDGKVVAIATEPEPHTWQGEATRISIFLSVLDVHVQRAPIGGRVVAWSHHPGQFLQAFRPEASEVNEHITMVIESAYGMVVVKQIAGILARRCVNYTQVGDTLRTGQRFGLIRFGSRVDLFLPPGARVLVAIGDQVYGGITPLAQFVAEVPYDE; from the coding sequence ATGAAACAGTATGGCAATGATCGCCCCTGGCCTTTTGCGGAAGGGGGCGAGCGTACAATTCTGGCAGTGTCACTGGTATGGGCTGCCTTGATCTGGTTGTGGCGCAAGTGGCCGAACCTATTCAGCGGCGGTTTGTTTGCGCTGGGTGGGGTGCTGTGGGGATTGATTCTCTACTTCTTCCGTGACCCGCGGCGAGTAGCGCCGCAACAGGCGGGATTGGTGGTTAGCCCGGGTGATGGCAAAGTGGTGGCGATTGCCACGGAACCGGAACCACACACGTGGCAGGGGGAGGCGACACGCATCAGTATTTTTCTATCCGTGCTGGATGTCCATGTGCAGCGAGCGCCGATTGGCGGACGGGTGGTGGCCTGGTCGCATCATCCAGGCCAGTTTTTGCAGGCGTTCCGCCCGGAAGCATCGGAGGTTAATGAGCATATTACCATGGTGATTGAGAGTGCGTATGGGATGGTGGTGGTGAAGCAAATTGCCGGCATTCTCGCCCGCCGCTGCGTCAACTATACCCAGGTTGGTGATACGCTGCGCACAGGTCAGCGCTTTGGCCTGATTCGCTTTGGCTCCCGTGTGGACCTCTTCCTACCCCCCGGCGCACGTGTACTGGTCGCCATCGGCGACCAGGTTTATGGGGGCATTACCCCATTGGCCCAATTTGTGGCGGAGGTACCCTATGACGAGTAA
- a CDS encoding CDP-alcohol phosphatidyltransferase family protein has product MTSKYRYLIPNGITFLSLMCGVISIFSSATGKLGLAGALILTSYILDMFDGALARRLNARSNFGLQLDSLVDMVSLGMAPATLVFMRLQESDLSPVLVWPIVTLIPMAGAFRLARFNLLPAKLSGSADSMGLTISTAGATQALAVLSDLSLPTGFLPDTFYPILLLTLCVLMVSTIRFPSLAWVVSRKRLTVVFLSVMAVSLLFWPFVLTWFMFTNGYLGVSLVRAGILMRGGQV; this is encoded by the coding sequence ATGACGAGTAAATATCGCTATCTCATTCCCAATGGCATCACGTTCTTGTCCCTGATGTGCGGCGTCATCTCCATTTTTTCATCCGCGACAGGAAAACTGGGCCTTGCCGGGGCCTTGATCTTGACAAGCTACATTCTGGACATGTTTGATGGCGCACTCGCCCGCCGTCTGAACGCCAGGAGCAACTTCGGTCTCCAACTGGATTCACTGGTAGATATGGTTAGCCTGGGGATGGCCCCGGCCACGCTTGTCTTCATGCGTTTGCAGGAGAGCGACCTGTCTCCCGTACTCGTCTGGCCCATAGTGACGTTGATTCCCATGGCCGGGGCTTTTCGTCTGGCGCGGTTTAACTTGTTGCCGGCAAAACTGAGCGGATCAGCCGATTCCATGGGATTAACCATCTCCACCGCCGGCGCGACGCAAGCCCTGGCCGTGTTGTCCGACCTCTCCCTGCCCACGGGTTTCCTCCCAGATACCTTCTACCCCATCCTGTTGCTGACCCTGTGCGTGTTGATGGTGAGCACCATTCGCTTCCCATCCCTGGCCTGGGTGGTGTCGCGCAAGCGGCTGACGGTGGTGTTTTTGAGCGTGATGGCCGTGTCACTGCTGTTCTGGCCGTTTGTGCTGACGTGGTTTATGTTTACGAATGGGTATCTCGGCGTGAGTCTGGTCCGTGCCGGCATATTGATGCGAGGCGGACAGGTATGA
- a CDS encoding aryl-sulfate sulfotransferase: MKKSVRPVLLSFFFALLVVVAGARARAVAAPLLTLTPSLPSGQYVGTPITWTVATDETAPVDFSFAVVAPDSPQRLVFDFTTRQTFDWTTIDDGAYTLIATMRNLNTGETQTVSVPYEFLPRATAVPVVTATDNALIALYSAPGCAAGETMRVIFRAVSGGAPAIIPSRPCRPGHSMNFYVAGLHEQTTYFLINQRFDAKGGYLGSSPLRIFTSGVVPLPLPQTVVINPPDAGTSSEDLLYYSLALVGPNWPGNVPMATDLQGNVVWYYEKPMPNWLILFRPTSEGTMLANPGDGTMRSVYWSEFDVAGNIIRETNAHSMNVKLAELGYPPMGVFHHDSRRLPNGYTAVLASTERLMEDVQGPGLVDILGDYVLVFDEQMDLVWVWDSFTHLDVQRIAVLDEKCLQTDDWCVPLFLAEEANDWLHTNTLEYAPEDHSLLLSLRNQDWVVKIDYQDGQGSGDVIWRLGNEGDFALQGGNGDPWPWFSHPHDTGLLANGIMTMYDNGNTRCESGGMCYSRGQVYQLNEQNMTATLHVNADLGYYADGFGSAQRLANGDYFFATGTLPQAPGQAVASERAVDGSENYAIWVQTPVYRIYRLPSMYKMPAGITAP, from the coding sequence ATGAAAAAAAGTGTTCGACCGGTCTTATTAAGTTTTTTCTTTGCCCTGCTTGTCGTCGTTGCTGGCGCGCGTGCGCGGGCCGTGGCAGCCCCTCTTCTCACGTTAACGCCCAGCCTGCCCTCTGGCCAGTACGTGGGCACGCCTATCACCTGGACCGTCGCCACGGACGAGACCGCTCCGGTTGATTTCTCCTTCGCGGTTGTTGCGCCCGATAGCCCGCAGCGGCTCGTCTTTGACTTCACCACGCGCCAGACGTTCGATTGGACCACCATTGACGATGGTGCATACACCCTCATAGCCACCATGCGCAACCTGAACACCGGTGAGACGCAGACTGTGTCCGTGCCGTATGAATTTCTGCCACGCGCCACCGCCGTGCCCGTCGTTACGGCCACCGACAACGCTCTTATTGCGTTGTATAGCGCCCCTGGTTGTGCCGCCGGGGAGACGATGCGCGTCATTTTCCGCGCGGTCAGTGGCGGCGCGCCGGCGATTATTCCGTCGCGGCCCTGCCGCCCCGGACATAGCATGAACTTCTACGTGGCTGGGTTGCATGAGCAGACAACCTATTTCCTGATCAACCAGCGGTTTGATGCGAAAGGGGGTTATTTGGGCAGCAGCCCGCTGCGCATTTTTACGAGTGGCGTGGTTCCTCTGCCGTTGCCGCAAACGGTTGTGATCAATCCCCCTGATGCCGGCACAAGCAGCGAGGATTTGCTCTATTATTCGTTGGCGCTGGTTGGTCCCAACTGGCCGGGCAATGTGCCCATGGCCACGGATTTGCAGGGGAACGTCGTCTGGTATTACGAGAAACCGATGCCCAACTGGCTCATCTTGTTTCGCCCCACGTCAGAAGGGACCATGTTGGCGAATCCGGGGGATGGGACGATGCGGAGTGTGTATTGGAGTGAGTTCGATGTTGCCGGCAATATCATCCGCGAAACGAACGCCCACAGCATGAACGTCAAACTGGCGGAACTGGGCTACCCACCCATGGGCGTCTTCCATCACGACTCTCGCCGCCTGCCCAACGGCTACACCGCCGTCCTCGCCAGCACCGAGCGGCTAATGGAAGACGTGCAGGGGCCGGGACTCGTGGACATCCTCGGCGATTACGTGCTGGTTTTTGACGAACAGATGGACCTTGTCTGGGTGTGGGATTCCTTTACGCACCTGGACGTGCAGCGCATCGCCGTGCTGGACGAGAAGTGCCTGCAAACAGATGATTGGTGCGTACCCCTGTTTTTGGCGGAGGAAGCCAACGACTGGCTGCACACCAACACGCTGGAATACGCCCCCGAGGACCACAGCCTGCTTCTCTCGCTGCGCAATCAGGATTGGGTCGTGAAAATTGACTATCAGGATGGTCAAGGCAGCGGGGACGTGATCTGGCGACTGGGTAACGAGGGTGATTTTGCCCTCCAGGGAGGCAATGGCGACCCGTGGCCCTGGTTTAGCCACCCGCACGATACCGGTTTGCTCGCAAATGGCATTATGACGATGTACGACAATGGTAATACGCGCTGCGAGTCGGGGGGGATGTGTTACAGTCGCGGTCAGGTATACCAGCTCAACGAACAAAATATGACGGCCACGCTGCATGTGAACGCGGACCTGGGGTATTATGCGGATGGGTTTGGCAGTGCGCAGCGGTTGGCGAATGGGGATTATTTCTTTGCCACGGGGACGCTGCCGCAAGCACCCGGTCAGGCGGTGGCCTCAGAGCGGGCGGTGGATGGCAGCGAGAATTATGCGATCTGGGTGCAGACGCCGGTGTATCGGATTTATCGGCTGCCTTCGATGTATAAAATGCCGGCAGGCATCACCGCCCCTTAA